A window of the Lolium perenne isolate Kyuss_39 chromosome 7, Kyuss_2.0, whole genome shotgun sequence genome harbors these coding sequences:
- the LOC127311361 gene encoding probable O-methyltransferase 2 — protein sequence MASNTIEMPTDAELLQAQADLWRHSLYYLTSMGLRCAVELEIPTTIHHLGGVTSLPNLMSALSLPSVKMPFLGRLMRVLVTSGVFAADNSESGEELYRLTPLSRVLVHGVVADEHHSQKYFVLGVTSPHYTEAALGLADWFKKDTEPPVPSPFEDRYGVPLFDEKTALLDKELDDVVNKGLAAHDNLGIATILRECGDIFKGVESLTDCCGGDGTTARALVKAYPHLKCTVLDLPKVIEKAPAHDVIEFVAGDLFHNVPPSQAVMLKLVLHFWSDEDCVKILSQCRKAIPSREEGGKVIIIEIVVEPSLGPIMFEAQLLFDMLMMVNTRGGQRDEKHWRELFMQAGFTDYKIVKKLGARSVIEVYP from the exons atggCGTCTAATACCATAGAGATGCCCACAGACGCTGAGCTGCTGCAGGCACAAGCTGACCTGTGGCGCCACAGCCTCTACTACCTCACATCCATGGGACTTCGGTGCGCCGTCGAGCTTGAGATCCCGACTACCATCCACCACCTCGGCGGGGTGACTTCGCTGCCCAACCTGATGTCTGCGCTGTCCCTTCCCTCGGTTAAGATGCCGTTTCTCGGCCGCCTCATGCGCGTGCTCGTCACGTCGGGTGTCTTCGCAGCGGACAACTCCGAGTCCGGCGAGGAGCTGTACCGCCTCACCCCACTGTCCCGCGTGCTGGTGCACGGTGTCGTCGCCGACGAGCACCACAGCCAGAAGTACTTCGTGCTCGGTGTCACCTCGCCGCATTACACGGAGGCGGCGTTGGGGCTGGCCGACTGGTTCAAGAAGGACACCGAGCCACCGGTACCGTCGCCCTTCGAGGACAGGTATGGTGTGCCACTCTTTGATGAGAAGACGGCACTCCTTGACAAGGAGCTTGACGACGTTGTGAACAAAGGCTTGGCTGCCCATGACAACTTGGGGATTGCCACCATACTGCGTGAGTGCGGTGACATCTTTAAGGGGGTCGAGTCTCTGACTGACTGTTGCGGTGGTGATGGAACCACGGCAAGGGCCCTCGTCAAGGCTTACCCGCACCTCAAATGCACTGTGCTAGACCTCCCCAAGGTGATCGAGAAAGCCCCAGCTCATGATGTCATTGAGTTTGTTGCCGGTGACCTCTTCCACAACGTCCCACCATCTCAAGCTGTGATGCTCAAG CTTGTGCTTCACTTTTGGAGTGACGAGGATTGTGTGAAGATCCTATCCCAGTGTAGGAAGGCCATTCCTTCACGCGAGGAGGGAGGGAAGGTAATAATCATCGAAATCGTGGTTGAACCTTCCTTAGGACCAATAATGTTTGAGGCCCAACTCTTGTTTGATATGCTCATGATGGTGAACACAAGAGGAGGTCAACGTGATGAAAAGCACTGGCGTGAGCTATTCATGCAGGCTGGGTTCACAGACTACAAAATTGTGAAGAAACTGGGAGCTCGATCCGTCATCGAGGTCTACCCATAA